A single window of Sporosarcina sp. FSL W7-1349 DNA harbors:
- the tenA gene encoding thiaminase II has translation MKFTDRLHEKTLPIWRQNHAHPFVQGIGDGTLDPDKFRFYMVQDYLYLIDYAKVFAIGAVKASDLQTMGRFASLLDGTLNTEMELHRNYAKRFGISEDELESAQPSPIVLAYTHYMLHVCQNGTVAEVVAALLPCAWSYWEIGKELNAIPGAADHPLYGDWIRMYASEEFGELASWCIELMDQYAEGKPEHELERLEEIFLNTTRFEYMFWDMANSKQMWPGTETRHAQV, from the coding sequence ATGAAGTTCACAGATCGATTGCATGAGAAGACGTTGCCGATATGGAGGCAGAATCACGCGCATCCGTTTGTCCAGGGAATCGGAGATGGCACATTGGATCCGGATAAATTCCGGTTCTATATGGTGCAGGACTATTTGTATTTAATTGATTACGCAAAAGTTTTTGCGATCGGCGCCGTGAAGGCAAGCGATTTGCAGACGATGGGACGATTCGCTTCTTTGTTGGACGGCACGCTGAATACGGAGATGGAACTTCATCGTAACTATGCGAAACGGTTCGGCATTTCCGAGGATGAGCTGGAGTCCGCGCAGCCTTCCCCGATCGTGCTCGCGTACACCCACTATATGCTGCATGTCTGCCAGAACGGCACCGTGGCGGAAGTCGTCGCGGCACTGCTGCCTTGCGCTTGGAGCTATTGGGAAATCGGGAAAGAGCTGAATGCCATTCCGGGGGCGGCAGATCATCCGTTGTACGGAGATTGGATTCGCATGTACGCTTCCGAAGAATTCGGGGAATTGGCGTCCTGGTGCATCGAACTGATGGATCAGTATGCGGAAGGTAAGCCGGAGCATGAGCTGGAACGGCTTGAGGAGATTTTCTTGAACACGACCCGCTTTGAGTACATGTTCTGGGATATGGCGAATTCAAAACAGATGTGGCCCGGAACTGAAACCCGCCATGCTCAAGTTTGA
- a CDS encoding ABC transporter ATP-binding protein has translation MLKFDDVSFSYDGQANILDRLSFHVQPGEFISIVGVSGSGKSTLFRLATGLAVPSAGRIVFNGKEDEPLLGNIGYMPQQDLLLPWRTIIENASLPLELAGMKKRAAREWVLPLLDQFGLGGTGDKYPAELSGGMKQRVAFLRAVLSGSPLLLLDEPFSALDAITRLAMQEWLLRQWEMQQSTILFITHDVEEALFLSDRIFMLQNQPVTSLEEIVVPLSRPRTRKNLHEPAILALKEQLLEKLKTEVAL, from the coding sequence ATGCTCAAGTTTGACGATGTTTCCTTCAGCTACGACGGTCAAGCGAATATTCTGGACCGCTTAAGCTTTCACGTGCAACCCGGTGAATTCATCTCGATTGTCGGGGTGAGCGGTTCGGGGAAAAGCACGCTGTTCCGGCTGGCAACGGGGCTTGCGGTCCCGTCAGCCGGCCGGATCGTTTTCAATGGAAAAGAAGACGAGCCGCTTCTCGGCAATATCGGCTATATGCCACAACAGGACTTGCTGTTGCCATGGCGCACTATCATAGAAAATGCCTCCCTTCCACTCGAACTGGCGGGAATGAAAAAACGGGCGGCCCGTGAATGGGTGTTGCCTTTATTGGACCAATTTGGTCTTGGGGGGACGGGTGACAAATACCCTGCTGAGCTTTCAGGCGGCATGAAACAGCGCGTCGCTTTTTTGCGTGCCGTTCTCTCCGGAAGTCCGCTCTTATTGCTCGATGAACCGTTTTCCGCGCTCGACGCAATCACCCGTCTGGCGATGCAGGAATGGCTGCTCCGGCAATGGGAAATGCAACAATCGACAATTCTGTTTATCACGCATGACGTGGAAGAAGCGCTTTTCCTGTCGGATCGGATTTTTATGCTCCAAAACCAGCCCGTCACTTCATTAGAGGAAATCGTCGTGCCATTGTCGAGGCCCCGGACGCGAAAAAATTTGCATGAGCCTGCCATTTTGGCGCTCAAGGAGCAATTACTGGAAAAGCTGAAAACCGAGGTGGCGCTATGA